A portion of the Enterobacter sp. SA187 genome contains these proteins:
- the aroG gene encoding 3-deoxy-7-phosphoheptulonate synthase AroG, which translates to MNYQNDDLRIKEINELLPPVALLEKFPATETAANTVSHARKAIHNILSGHDDRLLVVIGPCSIHDPQAAKEYAARLLALRDELKGELEVVMRVYFEKPRTTVGWKGLINDPHMDNSFQINDGLRIARKLLLDINDTGLPAAGEFLDMITPQYVADLMSWGAIGARTTESQVHRELASGLSCPVGFKNGTDGTIKVAIDAINAAGAPHCFLSVTKWGHSAIVNTSGNGDCHIILRGGKEPNYSARHVAEVKEGLVKAGLPPQVMIDFSHANSSKQFKRQMDVGADVCKQIAGGEKAIMGVMIESHLVEGNQSLESGEPLVYGKSVTDACIGWEDTGVVLRQLAEAVKARRG; encoded by the coding sequence ATGAATTATCAGAACGACGACTTACGTATTAAAGAAATCAACGAGTTATTACCCCCGGTTGCACTCCTTGAAAAATTTCCTGCGACAGAAACGGCTGCCAATACCGTCTCCCACGCCCGTAAAGCGATCCATAACATCCTTAGCGGTCACGATGACCGTTTGCTGGTGGTGATCGGCCCCTGTTCCATCCACGATCCCCAGGCTGCGAAAGAGTATGCCGCCCGCCTGCTGGCGCTGCGCGATGAACTGAAAGGCGAGCTGGAAGTGGTGATGCGTGTTTATTTTGAAAAACCGCGTACCACTGTGGGCTGGAAAGGGCTGATTAACGATCCGCATATGGACAACAGCTTCCAGATCAACGACGGCCTGCGTATCGCCCGTAAGCTGCTGCTGGATATTAACGACACTGGCCTGCCGGCAGCGGGTGAGTTTCTGGATATGATCACGCCGCAGTACGTGGCGGATCTGATGAGCTGGGGCGCTATCGGCGCGCGTACGACGGAATCCCAGGTGCACCGTGAGCTGGCATCGGGTCTTTCATGTCCGGTGGGCTTCAAAAATGGCACCGACGGTACCATTAAAGTGGCCATTGACGCCATTAATGCCGCCGGTGCGCCGCACTGCTTCCTGTCTGTGACCAAATGGGGTCATTCGGCGATCGTGAACACCAGCGGTAACGGCGACTGCCATATCATTCTGCGCGGCGGCAAAGAGCCGAACTACAGCGCGCGCCATGTGGCTGAAGTGAAAGAGGGGCTGGTTAAGGCCGGGCTGCCGCCGCAGGTGATGATCGACTTCAGTCACGCCAACTCCAGCAAGCAGTTTAAACGTCAGATGGACGTGGGCGCAGACGTCTGCAAGCAGATCGCGGGCGGTGAAAAAGCCATTATGGGCGTGATGATCGAAAGCCATCTGGTGGAAGGGAATCAGAGCCTGGAAAGCGGCGAACCCCTGGTATATGGCAAGAGCGTTACCGATGCCTGCATCGGTTGGGAAGATACCGGCGTGGTGCTGCGTCAGTTAGCGGAAGCGGTGAAAGCGCGTCGCGGCTGA
- the zitB gene encoding CDF family zinc transporter ZitB: protein MAHSHSHSHPPADENGRRLLLAFGVTTLFMIIEVVGGLVSGSLALLADAGHMLTDSAALLFALLAVGFARKPPSGRHTFGWLRLTTLAAFVNAIALVVITLLIVWEAYQRFRHPQPVASVTMMAIAFAGLVANLLAFWILHRGSSEKNLNVRAAALHVLGDLLGSVGAIVAAVVILWTGWTPADPILSVLVSCLVLRSAWQLLRESVNELLEGAPVSLDINALKRHLRRDIPEVRDAHHVHVWTIGEKTVMTLHVQVVPPHDHDALLTRIQHFLAHHYDIEHVTVQMEYQPCSGPDCELNSLPSGHAHHHH, encoded by the coding sequence ATGGCGCATTCGCACTCTCATTCTCACCCGCCCGCCGATGAAAACGGACGCCGTTTACTGCTGGCGTTTGGCGTCACCACCCTGTTTATGATTATTGAAGTCGTGGGTGGCCTGGTTTCCGGCTCGCTGGCGCTGCTTGCCGATGCCGGTCATATGCTGACCGACTCCGCCGCCCTGCTCTTCGCCCTGCTGGCAGTGGGATTTGCACGTAAGCCGCCCAGCGGCCGACACACCTTTGGCTGGCTGCGGCTGACCACCCTGGCGGCCTTTGTGAACGCCATTGCGCTGGTGGTGATCACTCTGCTTATTGTCTGGGAAGCATACCAGCGTTTCCGTCATCCGCAGCCGGTAGCGAGCGTCACCATGATGGCGATTGCTTTCGCCGGTCTGGTCGCCAATCTGCTGGCATTCTGGATCCTGCACCGGGGCAGTTCGGAAAAAAATCTGAATGTGCGGGCCGCTGCCCTGCATGTGCTGGGCGATCTGCTGGGTTCGGTCGGGGCAATTGTTGCCGCGGTGGTGATCCTGTGGACGGGCTGGACGCCTGCCGACCCTATCCTGTCGGTGCTGGTGTCCTGTCTGGTGTTGCGCAGCGCGTGGCAGCTGTTACGGGAAAGCGTCAATGAATTACTGGAAGGCGCGCCGGTGTCGCTGGATATTAATGCCCTCAAGCGTCATCTGCGCCGGGATATACCGGAAGTGCGTGATGCGCACCATGTGCATGTCTGGACGATTGGTGAAAAGACGGTGATGACGCTGCACGTGCAGGTGGTTCCGCCGCACGACCATGATGCCCTTCTGACGCGCATTCAGCACTTTCTGGCGCATCATTATGACATTGAGCATGTCACCGTGCAGATGGAGTATCAGCCCTGTAGCGGACCGGACTGCGAGCTGAATTCGCTGCCGTCCGGTCATGCACATCACCATCATTAA
- the chbG gene encoding chitin disaccharide deacetylase, whose protein sequence is MTNLLIVNADDFGLSQGINYGIIEAHRHGVVSSTTAMMNAPAIEHAAEISADFPALGVGLHFVLSFGVPLTPMTSLVREGQLGKWLVQQATLGLLASDEIAAELQAQYQRFISLFGYPPVHIDSHHHAHFIPPVWAQVVSFAREKNIPLRIDREALHQQGIVPQGVRSTDGFIGDFYADNVSAQAFLLALSQSKARGERSVELMCHPGYVDQGVKQSRYCDQRLDELAVLTTASLRQAVEAQGYWLGNYGDLAQIDA, encoded by the coding sequence GTGACGAATCTGTTAATTGTGAACGCCGACGATTTTGGCCTGAGCCAGGGGATTAACTACGGCATTATTGAAGCTCATCGTCACGGGGTGGTCAGTTCCACCACGGCTATGATGAATGCGCCTGCGATCGAACACGCAGCAGAAATCAGCGCAGATTTTCCGGCATTAGGCGTGGGGCTGCATTTCGTGCTCAGCTTTGGCGTGCCTCTAACGCCCATGACTTCGCTCGTCCGTGAAGGGCAGCTGGGCAAATGGCTGGTGCAACAGGCAACGCTGGGGCTGCTCGCCAGTGATGAGATTGCGGCGGAATTGCAGGCGCAATATCAGCGCTTTATCTCCTTGTTTGGTTATCCACCAGTGCATATCGACAGCCATCACCACGCCCATTTTATCCCTCCGGTCTGGGCACAGGTGGTGTCGTTTGCCCGTGAGAAAAACATCCCGCTACGCATCGATCGCGAGGCGCTTCACCAGCAGGGGATCGTCCCGCAGGGTGTGCGCAGTACCGACGGTTTTATCGGTGATTTTTATGCTGATAACGTTTCAGCGCAGGCTTTTCTCTTAGCGCTGTCGCAGTCAAAAGCGCGCGGTGAGCGTTCAGTTGAGCTGATGTGCCATCCGGGTTATGTGGATCAAGGGGTCAAACAGAGCCGCTATTGCGATCAGCGGCTGGACGAACTGGCGGTATTGACCACAGCGTCACTCAGGCAAGCCGTGGAAGCCCAGGGTTACTGGCTGGGAAACTATGGTGATCTGGCGCAGATCGATGCATGA
- a CDS encoding protein YbgS, translating to MKMNKLTALFLTTTLTLASGAALAADAASSDNNGNANAAASAGQVAPDAHQNVAPNSVGNKDINTGNTNTATGTNTTTGTTAPGMTGGNTSASGETMSKDDIHKNTQCKDGKCPDINEKVQTGDGVNNDTNTKTDGTSQ from the coding sequence ATGAAAATGAATAAATTAACTGCACTTTTCCTGACGACGACATTAACGCTGGCCAGCGGCGCAGCACTGGCGGCGGATGCTGCTTCTTCCGATAACAACGGCAACGCGAATGCGGCAGCGAGCGCGGGTCAGGTTGCCCCGGATGCTCATCAGAATGTAGCGCCAAATAGTGTGGGTAATAAAGACATCAATACCGGCAATACCAATACTGCAACTGGTACCAATACCACCACCGGTACTACAGCGCCGGGTATGACTGGCGGCAACACCAGCGCCTCTGGCGAGACGATGAGTAAAGACGACATCCACAAAAATACCCAGTGTAAAGACGGCAAATGCCCGGACATCAATGAAAAAGTTCAGACCGGTGACGGTGTGAATAACGATACCAACACCAAAACTGATGGCACGTCCCAGTAA
- the chbR gene encoding transcriptional regulator ChbR: MEINTVQESQFLKGNDFYFFILDKSTSVSGLHQHDYYEFTLVLTGRCRQVINGKSVSLKRGDVVFIPVGSSHQTFYDYGVARILNMGIGRRYFEAHYSAMLPVCFVASQSYAIAPAFLTYIESTLSSLSLQPGECDEFNKLLTYYVVNHLHHYEHPQCQQDIPAWLTRVIREMHNKTLFADNALKNMVRLAGKTQSYLTRATQFYYHKTPGQIINEIRINFAKQQLETTNFSVADIAFDAGFSSPGIFINNFKKITSFTPGHYRRQLAGQPTNGATEE; the protein is encoded by the coding sequence ATGGAAATTAATACCGTACAGGAAAGCCAGTTTTTGAAGGGTAATGATTTTTATTTTTTTATCCTTGATAAATCGACAAGCGTGAGCGGGCTGCACCAGCATGATTATTATGAATTTACGCTGGTACTGACTGGCCGCTGCCGTCAGGTCATTAATGGCAAATCAGTTTCTTTAAAGCGTGGTGACGTGGTTTTTATCCCGGTCGGATCGTCACATCAGACATTTTATGATTACGGCGTCGCGCGCATTTTAAATATGGGGATTGGTCGGCGCTATTTCGAAGCGCACTATTCCGCGATGCTACCGGTGTGTTTTGTGGCCTCGCAAAGTTATGCCATTGCACCAGCTTTTTTAACTTATATCGAATCCACGTTATCGTCTTTAAGTTTACAGCCGGGTGAATGTGATGAATTTAATAAGTTGTTGACCTATTACGTAGTGAATCATTTGCATCATTATGAACATCCTCAGTGTCAGCAGGATATTCCGGCGTGGCTGACGCGAGTGATCCGTGAGATGCATAATAAAACGCTGTTTGCCGATAACGCTCTGAAGAATATGGTGCGCCTGGCAGGGAAAACGCAGTCCTATCTGACGCGGGCTACGCAGTTTTATTATCACAAAACGCCAGGCCAGATCATTAATGAAATCCGCATCAATTTTGCTAAGCAGCAACTGGAAACCACTAATTTCTCGGTGGCCGATATTGCTTTCGATGCCGGATTCAGCAGCCCCGGCATTTTTATCAACAATTTTAAAAAAATCACCTCCTTCACGCCGGGACATTACCGTCGACAATTGGCAGGCCAGCCGACTAACGGAGCAACAGAGGAATAA
- the pnuC gene encoding nicotinamide riboside transporter PnuC, which yields MDFFSTQNILVHIPIGAGGYDLSWIEAVGTLAGLLCIWLASLEKISNYAFGLINVTLFAIIFFQIQLYASLLLQLFFFAANIYGWYAWSRQTTQNEAVLQIRWLPLSKAITWLAVCVVAIGLMTVWINPVFAFLTRIAVALMQSLGLNVAMPELQPDAFPFWDSCMMVLSIVAMILMTRKYVENWLLWVVINVISMVIFARQGVYAMSLEYLLLTFIALNGSRMWIKSARERGSRALSR from the coding sequence ATGGATTTTTTTAGCACGCAGAACATTCTGGTTCACATCCCGATTGGCGCGGGTGGCTATGATTTATCATGGATCGAAGCGGTGGGCACCCTGGCGGGATTGCTTTGTATCTGGCTCGCCAGCCTGGAAAAAATCAGCAACTACGCGTTTGGTTTAATCAACGTCACGCTGTTTGCGATTATTTTCTTCCAGATCCAGCTCTACGCCAGCCTGTTATTACAACTGTTTTTCTTCGCCGCCAATATTTACGGATGGTACGCCTGGTCACGGCAAACCACACAAAACGAAGCCGTACTGCAAATCCGCTGGCTACCGCTGTCGAAGGCTATCACGTGGCTTGCGGTCTGCGTCGTCGCAATCGGTCTGATGACGGTGTGGATCAACCCGGTCTTCGCGTTCTTAACGCGTATCGCCGTGGCGCTGATGCAGAGCCTTGGGCTTAACGTGGCGATGCCTGAACTTCAGCCGGACGCCTTCCCGTTCTGGGATTCCTGCATGATGGTGCTGTCCATCGTGGCAATGATCCTGATGACGCGCAAGTATGTGGAAAACTGGCTGCTGTGGGTGGTTATCAATGTGATAAGCATGGTGATCTTTGCCCGTCAGGGCGTCTACGCGATGTCGCTGGAATACCTGCTGCTGACGTTTATTGCCCTCAACGGCAGCCGGATGTGGATCAAAAGCGCACGGGAACGTGGTTCACGCGCGCTCAGCCGTTAA
- the galK gene encoding galactokinase: MPLKDKTQSLFAEKFGYPATHTIQAPGRVNLIGEHTDYNDGFVLPCAIDYQTVISCAPRQDRTVRVIAADYDNQSDEFSLDAPIVAHDSQQWSNYVRGVVKHLQQRDNSFGGADLVISGNVPQGAGLSSSASLEVAVGTVFQQLYHLPLDGAQIALNGQEAENQFVGCNCGIMDQLISALGKEGSALLIDCRSLGTKAVSMPEGVAVVIINSNFKRTLVGSEYNTRREQCEIGARFFQQPKLRDVSLDQFNAVAHELDPLVAKRVRHVLTENARTVEAASALEKGDLTRMGELMAESHASMRDDFEITVPQIDTLVDIVKATIGDKGGVRMTGGGFGGCIVALVPEAMVPEVQKAVAEQYEAKTGIKETFYVCKASQGAGQC; the protein is encoded by the coding sequence ATGCCTCTGAAAGATAAAACACAATCCCTGTTTGCTGAAAAATTCGGCTACCCTGCAACTCATACCATTCAGGCGCCGGGCCGCGTGAATCTGATCGGGGAGCACACCGACTATAACGATGGCTTCGTGCTGCCGTGCGCCATTGATTACCAGACGGTGATCAGCTGCGCGCCGCGTCAGGATCGTACCGTGCGGGTAATTGCCGCCGATTACGACAATCAGTCAGATGAATTTTCCCTGGATGCGCCCATTGTGGCCCACGACAGCCAGCAGTGGTCTAACTATGTGCGCGGCGTAGTGAAGCATCTGCAACAGCGTGACAACAGCTTCGGTGGCGCGGATCTGGTGATCAGCGGCAACGTGCCCCAGGGCGCGGGCCTGAGTTCATCGGCCTCGCTGGAAGTGGCGGTCGGCACCGTATTCCAGCAGCTGTATCACCTGCCCCTCGACGGCGCGCAAATCGCGCTCAACGGTCAGGAGGCGGAAAACCAGTTTGTTGGCTGTAATTGCGGCATCATGGATCAGCTGATCTCTGCCCTGGGTAAAGAAGGCAGCGCGCTGCTGATCGACTGCCGTTCGCTGGGCACCAAAGCCGTCTCCATGCCGGAAGGCGTGGCGGTGGTCATCATCAACAGTAATTTCAAACGTACGCTGGTGGGCAGCGAGTACAACACCCGCCGCGAGCAGTGTGAAATCGGCGCGCGTTTCTTCCAGCAGCCGAAACTGCGTGATGTGTCGCTGGATCAGTTTAACGCCGTGGCTCATGAACTGGATCCGCTGGTGGCGAAACGCGTTCGCCATGTGCTGACTGAAAACGCGCGTACCGTGGAAGCGGCCAGCGCGCTGGAAAAAGGCGATCTGACCCGTATGGGTGAGCTGATGGCGGAATCCCATGCCTCTATGCGTGACGATTTCGAAATCACCGTGCCGCAGATCGACACCCTGGTGGACATCGTCAAAGCGACCATTGGCGACAAAGGCGGCGTGCGTATGACCGGCGGCGGCTTCGGTGGCTGCATCGTGGCGCTGGTACCGGAAGCGATGGTGCCGGAAGTGCAGAAAGCCGTGGCGGAACAGTACGAAGCCAAAACCGGGATCAAAGAAACCTTCTACGTTTGCAAAGCATCACAGGGGGCAGGACAGTGCTAA
- the gpmA gene encoding 2,3-diphosphoglycerate-dependent phosphoglycerate mutase, with product MAVTKLVLVRHGESQWNNENRFTGWYDVDLSEKGVSEAKAAGKLLKSEGFSFDFAYTSVLKRAIHTLWNVLDELDQAWLPVEKSWKLNERHYGALQGLNKAETAEKYGDEQVKQWRRGFAVTPPELTKDDERYPGHDPRYAKLTDQELPTTESLALTIDRVIPFWNESILPRMKSGERVIVAAHGNSLRALVKYLDNMSEDEILELNIPTGVPLVYEFDENFKPLKRYYLGNADEIAAKAAAVANQGKAK from the coding sequence ATGGCAGTTACTAAGCTTGTTCTGGTTCGTCACGGCGAAAGCCAGTGGAACAACGAAAACCGCTTTACCGGCTGGTACGATGTGGACCTGTCCGAAAAAGGCGTCAGCGAAGCGAAAGCAGCAGGTAAACTGCTCAAAAGCGAAGGCTTCAGCTTCGACTTTGCGTACACTTCTGTGCTGAAACGCGCGATCCACACCCTGTGGAACGTGCTGGACGAGCTCGACCAGGCCTGGCTGCCGGTTGAAAAATCCTGGAAACTGAACGAGCGTCACTACGGTGCGCTACAGGGCCTGAACAAAGCTGAAACCGCTGAAAAATACGGTGACGAGCAGGTTAAACAGTGGCGTCGCGGCTTTGCGGTAACCCCGCCGGAGCTGACCAAAGATGATGAGCGCTACCCGGGCCACGATCCGCGCTACGCTAAACTGACCGACCAGGAGCTGCCGACCACCGAGAGCCTGGCGCTGACCATCGATCGCGTGATCCCGTTCTGGAACGAGTCCATTCTGCCGCGCATGAAGTCCGGTGAGCGTGTGATCGTTGCGGCGCACGGTAACTCCCTGCGCGCGCTGGTGAAATATCTGGATAACATGAGCGAAGACGAGATCCTCGAACTGAACATCCCGACCGGCGTACCGCTGGTGTATGAGTTTGACGAGAACTTCAAACCGCTGAAACGCTACTACCTGGGTAACGCTGACGAAATCGCTGCAAAAGCGGCGGCCGTCGCTAACCAGGGTAAAGCGAAGTAA
- the chbC gene encoding PTS N,N'-diacetylchitobiose transporter subunit IIC, with translation MSGAMSALEKVILPVAIKLGKQVHVNAIKNGFIRLMPLTLVGAMFVLINNVLLNFGEGSFFWSLGIHLDQETITRLDAFKVIGGSVYNGTLGIMSLLTPFFIGMALAEERKVDGLAAGLLSIAAFMTVTPYQVGDVAAIGPGWLGGANIISGMIIGLAVGEMFAFIIRRQWVITLPDSVPASVARSFTALVPGFIILLIMGLISGGLSLAGTHFHQIIMSMVSTPLASLGGIVGWAYVIFNSLLWFFGVHGGLALTALNSGILGPWGMENMAIYTEYGSVEAALAAGKTFHFWTGPMMESYVYLGGTGATLSLIFAIFIASRRADYRQVAKLALPSGLFNINEPILFGLPIIMNPVLMLPFVLIQPLLAGITLAAYSLGLIPPSTNFAPWTMPPGLGAFFNSNGSIAALILALVNLVLATLVYLPFVIIANKAQGVIAEEESETDIRAALQF, from the coding sequence ATGAGCGGTGCAATGAGTGCTTTAGAAAAAGTGATATTGCCGGTGGCGATAAAGCTGGGAAAACAGGTTCACGTTAACGCCATAAAAAATGGTTTTATTCGCTTAATGCCGTTAACGCTGGTGGGGGCGATGTTTGTCCTGATTAATAATGTGTTACTGAATTTTGGCGAAGGGTCGTTTTTCTGGTCGCTGGGGATCCATCTGGATCAGGAAACGATAACCCGGCTTGATGCATTTAAGGTGATCGGCGGCAGCGTTTATAACGGTACCCTGGGCATTATGTCGCTGTTAACGCCGTTCTTTATCGGCATGGCGCTGGCGGAGGAACGAAAGGTGGATGGACTCGCCGCCGGGTTGTTATCGATTGCGGCGTTCATGACCGTAACGCCTTACCAGGTCGGTGACGTGGCTGCGATTGGCCCGGGCTGGCTCGGTGGCGCGAATATTATTTCCGGGATGATTATCGGCCTTGCGGTTGGCGAAATGTTCGCTTTTATCATTCGCCGCCAGTGGGTTATCACCCTGCCGGACAGCGTTCCGGCTTCCGTGGCGCGGTCGTTCACGGCGTTGGTGCCCGGATTTATCATTTTGCTGATCATGGGGCTGATAAGCGGCGGATTATCGCTGGCGGGTACGCATTTTCACCAGATCATTATGAGTATGGTTTCCACGCCTCTGGCCTCTCTGGGCGGCATAGTCGGCTGGGCATATGTCATCTTTAACTCTTTGCTGTGGTTTTTCGGTGTTCACGGTGGGCTGGCATTAACTGCGCTGAACAGTGGTATTCTTGGGCCGTGGGGTATGGAAAATATGGCCATTTATACCGAATATGGTTCTGTAGAGGCGGCACTGGCGGCGGGCAAAACCTTCCATTTCTGGACAGGGCCGATGATGGAATCCTATGTTTATCTGGGCGGTACGGGGGCCACGCTGAGCCTTATTTTTGCCATCTTTATTGCATCGCGGCGGGCAGATTATCGGCAGGTAGCGAAACTGGCATTACCTTCCGGCCTGTTCAATATCAACGAGCCTATTCTCTTTGGTCTGCCGATCATTATGAATCCGGTTCTGATGCTGCCTTTTGTGCTGATCCAGCCGTTGCTGGCGGGGATTACGCTTGCCGCTTATTCGCTGGGTTTGATCCCGCCCTCAACCAATTTTGCACCCTGGACGATGCCGCCAGGCTTAGGCGCTTTCTTTAATTCCAATGGCAGCATAGCGGCATTAATTCTCGCGCTGGTAAACCTGGTGTTGGCCACGCTGGTGTATTTACCTTTTGTTATTATCGCCAATAAGGCGCAGGGCGTGATTGCCGAAGAAGAAAGCGAGACCGACATCAGGGCAGCGCTGCAATTTTGA
- a CDS encoding 6-phospho-beta-glucosidase, with translation MNKLKVVTIGGGSSYTPELVEGFIRRYHELPIDELWLVDIAEGKEKLAIICELCQRMVDRAGLPMKIVQTLDRREALRDASFITTQFRVGQLAAREKDERIPLSHGYLGQETNGAGGLFKGLRTIPVIVDIIKDIEEICPDAWVINFTNPAGMVTEAVYRHTHFRRFIGVCNVPVGMHRFIQDILSLGKTDHLSLDLFGLNHLVFIKDVLVNGHSRFTEVIDKVASGNFSGSTVKNIFSLPFAGSLIRGLNLLPCSYLLYYFKHKEMLAIELGEYYKGEVRAQAVQKLERQLFKIYQDPTLAVKPAELEARGGAYYSDAACEVINAIYNDKQSEHYINLPHNGHVENIPDDWVVEMTFLLGRNGGTPHPRLTRFDDKTMGLIHTIKGFEIAAARAALNGNLNDLLLALNLNPLVNSDSDAELLAREMLLAHQSYLPQFADAIATFTATREA, from the coding sequence ATGAATAAATTAAAAGTAGTGACCATCGGTGGCGGCAGTAGTTATACCCCGGAATTAGTCGAAGGGTTTATCCGGCGCTATCATGAATTACCGATCGATGAGCTATGGCTGGTGGATATTGCCGAAGGAAAGGAAAAACTCGCGATCATCTGTGAGCTGTGTCAGCGCATGGTAGACCGTGCCGGGCTGCCCATGAAAATCGTTCAAACTCTTGATCGCCGGGAAGCGTTGCGCGATGCCAGTTTTATCACTACCCAGTTTCGTGTCGGCCAGTTAGCGGCACGGGAAAAGGACGAACGCATCCCGCTTTCTCATGGTTATTTAGGCCAGGAAACCAACGGGGCGGGGGGGTTATTTAAAGGGCTACGCACCATTCCGGTGATTGTTGATATCATCAAGGATATTGAGGAAATCTGCCCCGATGCGTGGGTCATTAATTTCACTAATCCGGCTGGTATGGTCACTGAAGCGGTATATCGTCATACTCATTTCCGCCGCTTTATCGGTGTCTGTAATGTGCCGGTAGGAATGCACAGGTTTATTCAGGATATTTTATCCCTTGGCAAAACCGATCACCTCTCTCTTGATCTCTTTGGTCTTAACCATCTGGTATTTATCAAAGATGTTCTCGTTAATGGTCATTCCCGTTTTACGGAGGTGATCGACAAAGTGGCTTCCGGTAACTTTAGCGGCAGCACGGTAAAGAATATTTTTAGCCTGCCTTTTGCGGGAAGCCTTATCCGGGGGCTGAATTTACTGCCCTGTTCTTATCTTCTCTATTACTTTAAACATAAAGAGATGCTGGCCATTGAGCTTGGCGAATATTACAAAGGCGAAGTGCGCGCGCAGGCAGTGCAGAAACTTGAACGCCAGTTATTTAAGATCTATCAGGATCCAACCCTTGCAGTAAAACCCGCCGAACTGGAGGCGCGTGGCGGAGCGTATTATTCCGATGCCGCCTGTGAAGTGATTAATGCCATCTATAACGATAAGCAAAGTGAACATTATATAAACCTGCCGCATAACGGCCACGTTGAAAACATTCCTGATGACTGGGTGGTGGAAATGACCTTTCTGCTGGGGCGCAACGGAGGAACACCGCACCCGCGCCTTACCCGTTTTGACGATAAGACCATGGGGCTTATCCACACCATCAAGGGCTTTGAAATCGCCGCCGCCCGCGCCGCGCTGAACGGCAACCTCAATGATCTGTTACTCGCGCTCAACCTCAACCCACTGGTGAATTCTGACAGCGACGCCGAATTACTGGCGCGGGAGATGCTGCTGGCGCATCAGTCATATTTGCCGCAGTTTGCCGATGCTATCGCAACCTTTACTGCAACAAGGGAGGCGTAA
- the galM gene encoding galactose-1-epimerase, producing MLNETPALAPDGLAYRLITLRNGAGMVVTLMDWGATLLSARVPLPDGSVRETLLGCRTPQTYPEQTAYLGASVGRYANRISKSRFRLDGQEYQLLPSQGENQLHGGPQGFDKLRWRIVRQNDSEVLFSIDSPDGDQGFPGNLTASALFRLTDDNRIRIEYRATTDKPCPVNLTNHAYFNLDGAQGDVRQHQLQLLADHYLPVGEDGIPDSGLKAVDQTSFDFRRPKTLAQDFLSDDDQKKVKGYDHAFLLQAKGDLSQPAAHLWSSDNRLQMSVYTTAPALQFYSGNFLEGTPSRELKAYEAWQGLALESELLPDSPNHPEWPQPDCVLRPGEEYLSITEYQFIPS from the coding sequence GTGCTAAACGAAACGCCTGCGCTGGCCCCGGACGGGCTGGCTTATCGTCTGATCACCCTGCGCAATGGCGCAGGGATGGTGGTGACGCTGATGGACTGGGGCGCAACCCTGCTCTCCGCGCGCGTACCGCTGCCGGATGGCTCGGTGCGTGAAACCCTGCTCGGCTGCCGTACGCCGCAGACCTACCCGGAGCAGACCGCCTATCTGGGCGCGTCTGTCGGACGCTATGCTAACCGCATCAGCAAAAGCCGTTTCCGCCTCGACGGGCAGGAATATCAACTGCTGCCGAGCCAGGGCGAAAACCAGCTGCACGGCGGCCCGCAGGGCTTTGACAAGCTCCGCTGGCGCATTGTGCGGCAGAACGACAGCGAAGTGCTGTTCTCCATCGACTCGCCGGACGGCGATCAGGGTTTCCCCGGCAATCTCACCGCCAGCGCCCTGTTCCGTCTGACGGACGACAACCGTATCCGCATTGAATATCGCGCGACCACCGACAAGCCGTGCCCGGTGAACCTGACCAACCACGCCTATTTCAATCTGGATGGCGCGCAGGGAGACGTGCGTCAGCATCAATTGCAACTGCTGGCGGATCACTATCTGCCGGTGGGCGAAGACGGCATTCCGGACAGTGGCCTGAAAGCCGTCGATCAGACCAGCTTTGATTTCCGCCGCCCGAAAACCCTGGCGCAGGATTTCCTCAGCGATGACGATCAGAAAAAGGTGAAGGGCTACGACCACGCCTTTTTACTGCAGGCGAAAGGCGATCTCAGCCAGCCTGCGGCGCATTTGTGGTCCAGCGATAACCGCCTGCAAATGTCGGTCTATACCACCGCCCCGGCATTGCAGTTCTACTCCGGTAACTTCCTCGAAGGGACGCCGTCGCGCGAGCTGAAAGCGTATGAGGCCTGGCAGGGACTGGCGCTGGAAAGCGAGCTGTTGCCGGACAGTCCGAATCATCCGGAGTGGCCGCAACCGGATTGTGTTCTGCGTCCGGGCGAGGAATATCTGAGTATTACCGAGTACCAGTTTATTCCATCCTGA